In a single window of the Nocardioides sp. L-11A genome:
- a CDS encoding HipA domain-containing protein has translation MHHQALVEHVTMRAAAATGVSAVNLVAGAPDGHAKNISLILAPDGDRSIAPLYDLATGLTYDPEAVERTVALSIGGERIFSRIREKQWRKAAGILKLDADLLTQRAATMAETFPGAFETALAEIADAPGTPQVAERTLPALRQHCSEVLARLDE, from the coding sequence TTGCACCACCAGGCCCTCGTCGAGCACGTCACCATGCGCGCCGCCGCCGCGACCGGCGTCAGCGCCGTCAACCTGGTCGCCGGCGCCCCGGACGGCCATGCCAAGAACATCTCGCTCATCCTCGCTCCCGACGGCGATCGCTCGATCGCCCCGCTCTACGACCTCGCGACGGGGCTGACCTACGACCCCGAAGCCGTCGAGCGCACCGTCGCTCTCTCGATCGGCGGCGAACGGATCTTCAGCAGGATCCGGGAGAAGCAGTGGCGGAAGGCCGCCGGGATCCTCAAGCTCGACGCCGACCTCCTCACCCAGCGCGCCGCAACGATGGCCGAGACCTTCCCCGGGGCATTCGAGACCGCGCTGGCGGAGATCGCCGATGCGCCAGGCACTCCGCAGGTGGCCGAGCGCACCCTGCCTGCCCTCCGACAGCACTGCTCCGAGGTCCTGGCACGCCTGGACGAGTGA
- a CDS encoding ABC transporter substrate-binding protein — protein MRKTWRSGLLAAGLLASAGLTAACGDSGADSGDDAFVIGVIEDKSGGSTFYSQTSVGALKVFVDALNKGETGYGTDLVGSEKGILGQDVKLIFEDDQNNPNNTTLKVRSLLDRGADVIYFTSGSSSTLQGRSVCTQEKIFCFAPTNVNAAIVEAPNNEFVFTAAPPSSLSAQVYVDAWKDAGYRTIAFFDEETATSVAVADAYKAVAEKAGLEVVAEETLAAGGRDVTAPVARVLEKDPDVVFDATQQAAEAGALFKGLRQAGSTAPIWSQNSLTAQPRAWEIAGPAIDGVLVVDPLSPTNPRAVEVGQLLVDGGNDEHLTFIQTSVWDALLLTKKAFEDAGELDGAKAVAALEEITDFPGATGQESFRYSFAADRHNGSRADQNVVVEFADGKPGKLPAELQPAAE, from the coding sequence ATGAGGAAGACATGGCGCAGCGGCCTGCTGGCGGCGGGTCTGCTGGCGTCCGCCGGACTGACGGCGGCGTGTGGCGACAGTGGTGCGGACAGCGGTGACGACGCGTTCGTCATCGGGGTGATCGAGGACAAGTCGGGCGGCTCGACGTTCTACTCGCAGACCTCGGTCGGCGCGCTGAAGGTGTTCGTCGACGCGCTCAACAAGGGGGAGACCGGCTACGGGACCGACCTGGTCGGCTCCGAGAAGGGCATCCTCGGCCAGGACGTGAAGCTGATCTTCGAGGACGACCAGAACAACCCCAACAACACCACGCTCAAGGTGCGCTCGCTGCTCGACCGCGGCGCCGACGTCATCTACTTCACCTCCGGCTCCAGCTCCACGCTGCAGGGTCGCTCGGTGTGCACGCAGGAGAAGATCTTCTGCTTCGCGCCGACCAATGTGAACGCGGCCATCGTCGAGGCGCCCAACAACGAGTTCGTCTTCACCGCGGCGCCCCCGTCGAGCCTGTCGGCGCAGGTCTACGTCGACGCCTGGAAGGACGCCGGCTACCGGACGATCGCCTTCTTTGACGAGGAGACGGCCACGTCGGTCGCCGTCGCGGACGCCTACAAGGCCGTCGCCGAGAAGGCCGGGCTCGAGGTGGTCGCCGAGGAGACCCTCGCCGCCGGTGGTCGCGATGTCACCGCGCCGGTCGCGCGTGTCCTGGAGAAGGACCCGGACGTCGTGTTCGACGCCACCCAGCAGGCCGCCGAGGCCGGCGCGCTCTTCAAGGGCCTGCGCCAGGCCGGCTCGACCGCGCCGATCTGGTCCCAGAACTCCCTCACCGCGCAGCCGCGCGCCTGGGAGATCGCGGGCCCGGCCATCGACGGTGTCCTGGTCGTCGACCCGCTCTCGCCCACCAACCCGCGTGCGGTCGAGGTCGGCCAGCTGCTGGTCGACGGCGGCAACGACGAGCACCTGACCTTCATCCAGACCTCGGTCTGGGACGCCCTGCTGCTGACCAAGAAGGCGTTCGAGGACGCCGGCGAGCTCGACGGCGCGAAGGCCGTGGCGGCGCTGGAGGAGATCACCGACTTCCCGGGTGCGACCGGCCAGGAGAGCTTCCGCTACTCCTTCGCCGCCGACCGGCACAACGGCTCCCGCGCCGACCAGAACGTGGTCGTCGAGTTCGCCGACGGCAAGCCCGGCAAGCTGCCGGCCGAGCTGCAGCCGGCGGCCGAGTAG
- a CDS encoding branched-chain amino acid ABC transporter permease yields MDLQVLVSGALASCLYATLALSYFLIVRATRLVNFAVGGYGVFAGIGIAYLVARGWPTPGAVVAGLLAAVVLAVATELVVVRVMERRQSGLATIEIAIVAVLFVIEQGAGLLFGRQPTLVLTWLEGDVRIGDTRVPHQALVTLALTVAVFGAVAWWLSRARFGRMLRAVGDNPGAAEVLGLPVARVRAMGMVVAGLAAGVAGVLATTQSALTVEAGTSFTLLGFIALVLGGTAHVWAPLAGGALLGFLEALSARVLGNDVRDYMLLALVLVVFTFRPKGLFAVKERT; encoded by the coding sequence ATGGATCTGCAGGTTCTCGTGTCGGGCGCGCTGGCGAGCTGTCTCTACGCCACGCTGGCGCTCAGCTACTTCCTCATCGTGCGGGCGACCCGGCTGGTCAACTTCGCGGTGGGCGGCTACGGCGTGTTCGCCGGCATCGGGATCGCCTACCTCGTGGCACGGGGCTGGCCGACTCCCGGGGCGGTCGTCGCGGGCCTGCTCGCGGCGGTGGTCCTCGCCGTCGCCACCGAGCTGGTCGTCGTCCGCGTGATGGAACGACGACAGTCCGGTCTGGCGACGATCGAGATCGCCATCGTCGCGGTCCTCTTCGTGATCGAGCAGGGGGCGGGGCTGCTGTTCGGGCGACAGCCCACCCTCGTGCTCACCTGGCTGGAGGGCGACGTGCGGATCGGGGACACCCGGGTGCCGCACCAGGCCCTGGTGACCCTGGCGCTCACGGTCGCCGTCTTCGGCGCGGTCGCCTGGTGGCTGTCCCGGGCCCGGTTCGGCCGGATGCTGCGGGCGGTCGGCGACAACCCCGGCGCCGCCGAGGTGCTCGGCCTGCCCGTCGCCCGGGTCCGTGCCATGGGCATGGTGGTCGCCGGGCTGGCGGCCGGGGTGGCGGGCGTGCTCGCCACGACGCAGTCGGCCCTGACGGTCGAGGCCGGGACGTCCTTCACCCTGCTCGGGTTCATCGCCCTGGTGCTGGGCGGCACCGCCCACGTCTGGGCGCCCCTCGCCGGTGGTGCCCTCCTCGGCTTCCTCGAGGCCCTCAGCGCCCGGGTGCTCGGCAACGACGTGCGCGACTACATGCTGCTCGCGCTGGTCCTCGTCGTCTTCACCTTCCGACCCAAGGGTCTCTTCGCCGTGAAGGAGCGGACATGA
- a CDS encoding ATP-binding cassette domain-containing protein: MSALLEVRGITKSYGGVEVLRGVDLAVAEGEIHGLIGANGAGKSTLIDILCGQNRQDAGEIVLRGRSLAGSPGRRSRSGLARTFQQPQVSAALTVAENISLGLAGQELAGLPRILGRVARDILTPHRSVDPRVLAAAQAVGLDRLDRLVGSLSFGEMRLVEVARALVASPSLMLLDEPFPGVGDRGLDATLAALRRLRAAEHSVLLVDHNVDVMLGLVDRVSLLVKGVIAFVGTPAECQRSEVFRSVYLGERVR, from the coding sequence ATGAGCGCCCTGCTGGAGGTCCGCGGCATCACCAAGAGCTACGGCGGCGTCGAGGTGCTGCGCGGTGTCGACCTCGCCGTCGCGGAGGGGGAGATCCACGGCCTGATCGGTGCCAACGGCGCCGGCAAGTCCACGCTGATCGACATCCTGTGCGGCCAGAACCGTCAGGACGCGGGGGAGATCGTGCTGCGGGGACGGTCGCTGGCCGGGAGTCCCGGCCGCCGGAGCCGCAGCGGCCTGGCCCGCACGTTCCAGCAGCCGCAGGTCTCCGCGGCCCTGACGGTCGCCGAGAACATCTCGCTCGGCCTCGCCGGGCAGGAGCTGGCCGGCCTGCCGCGGATCCTCGGCCGGGTCGCCCGCGACATCCTCACCCCGCACCGGTCGGTCGACCCGCGGGTCCTCGCCGCCGCGCAGGCGGTGGGCCTGGACCGGCTCGACCGGCTGGTCGGGTCGCTGTCCTTCGGCGAGATGCGGCTGGTCGAGGTCGCCCGGGCGCTGGTCGCCTCACCCTCGCTGATGCTGCTGGACGAGCCCTTCCCCGGGGTCGGTGACCGCGGCCTGGACGCGACCCTCGCGGCCCTGCGCCGGCTGCGCGCCGCGGAGCACAGCGTGCTCCTCGTCGACCACAACGTCGACGTGATGCTGGGGCTCGTGGATCGGGTCAGCCTGCTCGTCAAGGGCGTGATCGCGTTCGTGGGCACGCCGGCCGAGTGCCAGCGCAGTGAGGTCTTCCGCAGCGTCTACCTGGGAGAGCGAGTCCGATGA
- a CDS encoding acyl-CoA dehydrogenase family protein, translating into MPARRLMASEETADLLRLARQLATDELLPRAAEAEATGTFPREVFRLLGRSGFLGLPYPEELGGAGLPYEVYLQVLEEIGSVWSSVGVGVSVHALSCFGLATFGTDEQRAAWLPEMLGGELLGAYCLSEAHAGSDPAAMRTRARLDGDAYVIDGAKAWVTHGGQADFYKVMARTGDGRGDISCFLVRAGTPGLSADAPEDKMGLMGSTTATMRFEGVRVPVEQRLGDEGQGLRIALAGLDAGRLGIAAVATGLAQGAVDRAVGYAQQREAFGQRIIDHQGLAFVLADMEAAVQSARATMLHAARLKDLGLPFSREASIAKLVATDAAMKVTTDAVQVLGGAGYTKDFPVERYMREAKVMQIFEGTNQIQRMVIGRSLDREAGAGAIVSA; encoded by the coding sequence ATGCCCGCTCGTCGCCTGATGGCGTCCGAGGAGACCGCCGACCTGCTCCGCCTCGCCCGTCAGCTCGCCACCGACGAGCTGCTCCCGCGCGCCGCCGAGGCGGAGGCGACGGGCACCTTCCCGCGCGAGGTGTTCCGGCTGCTCGGCCGCTCCGGCTTCCTCGGCCTGCCTTATCCCGAGGAGCTCGGCGGCGCTGGGCTGCCGTACGAGGTCTACCTCCAGGTGCTCGAGGAGATCGGCTCGGTCTGGTCGAGTGTCGGCGTCGGCGTCTCGGTCCACGCGCTGAGCTGCTTCGGTCTGGCCACCTTCGGCACGGACGAGCAGCGCGCGGCCTGGCTCCCCGAGATGCTGGGCGGCGAGCTGCTCGGCGCCTACTGCCTCTCCGAGGCCCATGCCGGGTCCGACCCGGCGGCGATGCGCACCCGCGCCCGGCTCGACGGCGATGCCTACGTGATCGACGGCGCCAAGGCCTGGGTCACCCACGGCGGGCAGGCCGACTTCTATAAGGTCATGGCGCGCACCGGCGACGGGCGCGGCGACATCTCCTGCTTCCTCGTCCGCGCCGGCACGCCCGGCCTGAGCGCCGACGCGCCCGAGGACAAGATGGGCCTGATGGGCTCGACCACCGCGACCATGCGCTTCGAGGGGGTCCGGGTGCCGGTCGAGCAGCGCCTCGGCGACGAGGGGCAGGGCCTGCGGATCGCGCTGGCCGGCCTCGACGCCGGCCGGCTCGGGATCGCGGCCGTCGCGACCGGTCTGGCCCAGGGCGCCGTCGACCGCGCTGTGGGCTACGCCCAGCAGCGCGAGGCATTCGGGCAGCGGATCATCGACCACCAGGGCCTGGCCTTCGTCCTCGCCGACATGGAGGCCGCCGTCCAGTCCGCCCGCGCGACCATGCTGCACGCCGCCCGGCTCAAGGATCTCGGCCTGCCGTTCTCCCGCGAGGCCTCGATCGCCAAGCTGGTCGCGACCGACGCCGCGATGAAGGTGACCACCGACGCGGTCCAGGTCCTCGGCGGCGCGGGCTACACGAAGGACTTCCCGGTCGAGCGCTACATGCGCGAGGCCAAGGTGATGCAGATCTTCGAGGGCACCAACCAGATCCAGCGGATGGTCATCGGCCGCTCGCTCGACCGCGAGGCCGGCGCCGGCGCGATCGTCAGCGCCTGA
- a CDS encoding GntR family transcriptional regulator: MSDAELPEPVERRLQRLWAEAAERGGPMPSEIALASSLEISRPAVREALVRLEERGFIHRRKGADTAVNSSLLGIPARFEQRLESAELISAMGRTPSVRVVSAAIGEVTLDEAREHDVSPRQSVLRTTKVWSADDEPVLVARDVVPVLARTDPAGLDPATPMPELARALVGEQVGWELVWPGADGLSEEEAGLTGRPVGEPAMTLDATGISRSGTVCYWTREVHLRGAFRYALVRRADW; the protein is encoded by the coding sequence GTGAGCGATGCGGAGCTGCCCGAGCCGGTGGAGCGCCGGCTGCAGCGGCTGTGGGCCGAGGCGGCCGAGCGCGGGGGGCCGATGCCCAGCGAGATCGCGCTCGCGTCGTCGCTGGAGATCAGCCGGCCCGCCGTACGCGAGGCCCTGGTGCGGCTGGAGGAGCGCGGCTTCATCCACCGCCGCAAGGGTGCGGACACCGCGGTGAACAGCTCGCTGCTGGGGATCCCCGCGCGCTTCGAGCAGCGGCTCGAGAGCGCGGAGCTGATCTCCGCGATGGGCCGGACGCCGTCGGTGCGTGTCGTGTCGGCCGCGATCGGCGAGGTCACCCTCGACGAGGCGCGCGAGCACGACGTCTCGCCGCGCCAGTCCGTGCTCCGCACGACCAAGGTCTGGTCGGCCGACGACGAGCCGGTGCTGGTGGCCCGCGATGTGGTGCCGGTGCTGGCCCGGACCGACCCGGCCGGCCTCGACCCCGCGACGCCGATGCCCGAGCTGGCCCGGGCGCTGGTCGGCGAGCAGGTCGGCTGGGAGTTGGTGTGGCCCGGCGCCGACGGATTGTCCGAGGAGGAGGCCGGGCTGACCGGCCGCCCGGTGGGCGAGCCGGCCATGACCCTCGACGCCACGGGGATCAGCCGGTCCGGCACGGTCTGCTACTGGACGCGCGAGGTGCACCTGCGCGGTGCCTTCCGCTACGCGCTGGTGCGCCGGGCCGACTGGTAG
- a CDS encoding TetR/AcrR family transcriptional regulator codes for MPPSSTPPARPRRRRDALLDELVEVFLAEGFADFGIGELAQRLSCSRSTLYLVAPSKEQLITAAVRYFFKRAAERIGARVDAVAEPADRLATYLTAVADELAPASPRFYADLAGFPPGAEVYRANTAHAAKRVQQLVTEGVEAGALRRVDATFVGAAVAEVMDAIGDGRIGAATGLDDAQAYQALVDLVSTGLRARG; via the coding sequence GTGCCGCCCTCCTCGACGCCGCCCGCGCGCCCCCGCCGGCGACGGGACGCCCTGCTCGACGAGCTCGTCGAGGTCTTCTTGGCCGAGGGCTTCGCGGACTTCGGGATCGGCGAGCTGGCCCAGCGGCTGTCCTGCTCCCGCAGCACGCTCTACCTCGTCGCGCCGAGCAAGGAGCAGCTCATCACCGCCGCCGTCCGGTACTTCTTCAAGCGGGCGGCGGAGCGGATCGGGGCGCGCGTGGACGCAGTCGCGGAGCCGGCGGACCGCCTCGCGACGTACCTCACCGCGGTCGCGGACGAGCTCGCCCCCGCCTCGCCGCGGTTCTACGCCGACCTCGCCGGCTTCCCGCCCGGCGCCGAGGTCTACCGGGCCAACACCGCCCACGCGGCGAAGCGCGTCCAGCAGCTCGTCACCGAGGGCGTCGAGGCCGGCGCGCTGCGCCGGGTCGACGCGACCTTCGTCGGCGCGGCGGTCGCGGAGGTGATGGACGCGATCGGCGACGGCCGGATCGGCGCCGCCACCGGGCTCGACGACGCCCAGGCGTACCAGGCCCTGGTCGACCTGGTGTCGACCGGACTGCGGGCGCGAGGCTGA
- a CDS encoding ATP-binding cassette domain-containing protein translates to MSQPLLSAEGIGVTYGKARAVDDAGLSCPASAVTALLGPNGAGKSSLLHALIGGVRGVSGSVRLAGESLDGLSPNARTARGVSLVPQGRHVFRSLSVEENLAVIADSLRLPRETIGAALDRFPILRTRRKVLAGLLSGGEQQMLAIARALMSGPRVLLLDEPALGLAPSIVDELMATVREVAADGAAVLIAEPSLATLRIDADHGLVMQRGRVVARCAGADLDRTYHDVLGVSV, encoded by the coding sequence ATGAGCCAGCCACTCCTGTCCGCCGAGGGCATCGGCGTCACCTACGGCAAGGCCCGCGCGGTCGACGACGCCGGCCTGTCCTGCCCGGCGTCCGCGGTCACGGCGCTGCTCGGGCCCAACGGCGCCGGCAAGTCGAGCCTGCTGCACGCGCTCATCGGCGGCGTGCGCGGGGTCAGCGGCTCGGTGCGCCTCGCCGGCGAGAGTCTCGACGGGCTCAGCCCCAACGCCCGGACCGCCCGCGGCGTCAGCCTCGTCCCGCAGGGCCGCCACGTGTTCCGGTCGCTGTCGGTCGAGGAGAACCTCGCCGTCATCGCCGACTCGCTCAGGCTCCCGCGGGAGACCATCGGCGCGGCCCTGGACCGATTCCCGATCCTGCGCACCCGGCGCAAGGTGCTGGCCGGTCTTCTCAGCGGCGGCGAGCAGCAGATGCTCGCCATCGCGCGGGCGCTGATGTCCGGACCCCGCGTCCTGCTGCTCGACGAGCCCGCTCTGGGTCTGGCGCCCAGCATCGTCGACGAGCTGATGGCGACCGTGCGCGAGGTGGCGGCCGACGGCGCCGCCGTCCTCATCGCCGAGCCTTCCCTGGCGACCCTGCGCATCGACGCCGACCACGGCCTGGTCATGCAGCGCGGCCGGGTGGTCGCGCGGTGCGCCGGCGCCGACCTCGACCGGACCTACCACGACGTCCTGGGCGTGAGCGTGTGA
- a CDS encoding VOC family protein gives MSVSVNGINIAVRDLPAATDRYERLFGVKGEHVGPEGFAFPGLEGTKIDIDGFILNLITSTEEGTSVARFLERNGEGVFLFSAKVDDIDETVEQLRASGMPPLLAETMRGDYGAVNFIHPRELNGVQLELIEHP, from the coding sequence ATGAGCGTTTCAGTCAACGGCATCAACATCGCGGTCCGCGACCTGCCCGCCGCGACGGACCGTTACGAGCGGCTCTTCGGGGTGAAGGGCGAGCACGTCGGTCCGGAGGGCTTCGCCTTCCCCGGCCTCGAGGGCACGAAGATCGACATCGACGGCTTCATCCTCAACCTGATCACCTCGACCGAGGAGGGCACCTCGGTGGCCCGCTTCCTCGAGCGCAACGGAGAGGGTGTGTTCCTCTTCTCGGCCAAGGTCGACGACATCGACGAGACGGTCGAGCAGTTGCGCGCGAGCGGGATGCCTCCGCTGCTCGCCGAGACCATGCGCGGCGACTACGGCGCGGTCAACTTCATCCACCCGCGCGAGCTCAACGGCGTCCAGCTGGAGCTCATCGAGCACCCCTGA
- a CDS encoding amidohydrolase family protein, protein MSAAYDLLVTDARLADGSPVALGIRDGRYAHVGTTAPKGASAARTIDAGGGLVTESFANGHMHLEKVHTLDRAGDGALAAYTSGNMGAALRSIVREASQVKRQYDRAWLEPNIRRALDAAVAHGVLHIQAFVDVDTTARLVGMEAVLAVREEYRDLLDLQVVAFPQDGLLRDPGAAELCEEALRMGADVVGGIPWIEMTDAEAQAHVAWACRLAAEQGRRVAMLVDDAGDPGLRTTQMLAEAMIEHGLEGRGVACHARALATYPQPTLQRLMDLAHAAGLGFVSDPHTGPLHLPVREFLEDGIPVALGQDDIEDAYYPFGRHSMLEVAFLAAHTLRFLTGADQRLLLDLITTRAADVLGVPDHAIAEGNPANLCVHPDGRLRDVFTEHARPRWVIREGRVVAESETTTRLQR, encoded by the coding sequence ATGAGCGCGGCGTACGACCTGCTGGTCACCGACGCGCGTCTCGCCGACGGCTCCCCCGTCGCGCTGGGGATCCGCGACGGCCGCTACGCCCACGTCGGGACCACGGCTCCGAAGGGGGCGAGCGCCGCGCGGACCATCGACGCCGGCGGCGGACTGGTCACCGAGTCCTTCGCCAACGGGCACATGCACCTGGAGAAGGTGCACACGCTGGACCGCGCGGGCGACGGCGCGCTGGCGGCGTACACGTCCGGCAACATGGGTGCCGCGCTGCGCTCGATCGTGCGCGAGGCGAGCCAGGTGAAGCGGCAGTACGACCGGGCGTGGCTCGAGCCCAACATCCGGCGCGCGCTCGACGCCGCCGTCGCGCACGGGGTGCTGCACATCCAGGCGTTCGTCGACGTCGACACCACCGCCCGGCTGGTCGGGATGGAGGCGGTGCTGGCCGTGCGCGAGGAGTACCGCGACCTGCTCGACCTCCAGGTCGTGGCCTTCCCCCAGGACGGACTGCTCCGCGACCCCGGTGCCGCCGAGCTGTGCGAGGAGGCGCTGCGGATGGGCGCCGACGTCGTGGGCGGGATCCCCTGGATCGAGATGACCGACGCCGAGGCGCAGGCGCACGTGGCCTGGGCCTGCCGGCTCGCCGCCGAGCAGGGCCGGCGCGTGGCGATGCTGGTCGACGACGCCGGCGACCCGGGACTGCGCACCACCCAGATGCTGGCCGAGGCGATGATCGAGCACGGCCTGGAGGGCCGCGGGGTCGCCTGCCACGCACGGGCGCTGGCGACCTACCCGCAGCCCACGCTGCAGCGGCTGATGGACCTCGCCCACGCGGCCGGCCTGGGCTTCGTGTCCGACCCGCACACCGGTCCGCTGCACCTGCCGGTGCGGGAGTTCCTCGAGGACGGCATCCCGGTCGCGCTCGGCCAGGACGACATCGAGGACGCGTACTACCCGTTCGGGCGGCACAGCATGCTGGAGGTGGCCTTCCTCGCCGCCCACACGCTGCGCTTCCTCACCGGCGCCGACCAGCGGCTGCTGCTCGACCTGATCACGACGCGCGCGGCCGACGTGCTCGGCGTACCGGACCACGCGATCGCCGAGGGCAACCCGGCCAACCTCTGCGTCCACCCCGACGGACGGCTGCGCGACGTCTTCACCGAGCACGCCCGGCCACGCTGGGTGATCCGGGAGGGCCGGGTGGTCGCGGAGTCCGAGACGACGACCCGGCTGCAGCGGTAG
- a CDS encoding gamma carbonic anhydrase family protein, which produces MFLYEFEGRRPQVHPEAFVAPTATLIGDVRVEKGASVWYGAVLRADICTIIVREGSNIQDNSVVHGAPDVVVDIGPNATVAHGCVFHGDAMGEKSLLGNASTILDGATIGAGSLVAAGAVITPGTAIPEGVLAAGAPAEAKRPIEGTGAQFWIETNAPYYADLAQRHRAGVVPVDGRS; this is translated from the coding sequence GTGTTCCTCTACGAGTTCGAGGGCCGGCGGCCCCAGGTCCACCCCGAGGCGTTCGTCGCGCCGACCGCGACCCTGATCGGCGACGTGCGCGTCGAGAAGGGCGCCAGCGTCTGGTACGGCGCCGTGCTCCGCGCCGACATCTGCACGATCATCGTGCGCGAGGGCTCGAACATCCAGGACAACTCGGTCGTCCACGGCGCCCCCGACGTGGTCGTCGACATCGGCCCGAACGCCACCGTCGCCCACGGCTGCGTCTTCCACGGCGACGCCATGGGCGAGAAGTCGCTGCTCGGCAACGCGAGCACCATCCTCGACGGCGCCACCATCGGCGCAGGCTCGCTCGTCGCCGCCGGTGCGGTCATCACGCCCGGCACCGCGATCCCCGAGGGCGTCCTCGCCGCCGGTGCCCCCGCCGAGGCGAAGCGCCCGATCGAGGGCACCGGCGCCCAGTTCTGGATCGAGACCAATGCGCCCTACTACGCCGACCTCGCGCAGCGGCACCGCGCGGGCGTCGTACCGGTCGACGGCAGGTCCTGA
- a CDS encoding OsmC family protein, protein MTVPTHASANRDVVVHSLADFASLAVVGGEHTVVIDEPREFEGGGTAPNPFGLVLSALGGCMAGTLRGVARQQGFDYDRAEIRLSLRINRPTSGPLDPGERELRISRIIAEVTVHGDLTADQQDALRHGIETCPVGNTLRRGLTLQESIAFEAAA, encoded by the coding sequence GTGACCGTACCGACCCACGCGTCGGCCAACCGCGACGTCGTCGTGCACAGCCTGGCCGACTTCGCCTCGCTCGCCGTCGTCGGCGGCGAGCACACCGTCGTCATCGACGAGCCGCGCGAGTTCGAGGGCGGGGGTACGGCGCCGAACCCGTTCGGCCTCGTGCTGTCGGCCCTCGGCGGCTGCATGGCCGGCACCCTGCGCGGCGTCGCGCGCCAGCAGGGCTTCGACTACGACCGGGCGGAGATCCGGCTCTCGCTGCGGATCAACCGGCCGACGTCGGGCCCGCTCGACCCCGGTGAGCGGGAGCTGCGGATCTCGCGCATCATCGCGGAGGTGACCGTCCACGGCGACCTCACTGCCGACCAGCAGGACGCCCTGCGGCACGGCATCGAGACCTGCCCGGTCGGCAATACGCTGCGCCGCGGCCTCACCCTGCAGGAGTCCATCGCGTTCGAGGCCGCGGCATGA
- a CDS encoding LLM class flavin-dependent oxidoreductase yields the protein MSHPLDVGMTLPVMEPDIAPEVLRDWSERIDAGPFSSLCFGERIAFDNPDALTLLGAVAAWTRRVRIGTTVVVPQLHDPVHLAKALATGDRLSGGRLSVGLGVGGREEDYAAVSADWSSRTMAAMADRAATLRRVWAGENLTGATRPVGPRPVRPGGPELLVGTLGHRTVRHAARWADGLAGMTLDLDVDATAALFDVARDAWARAGRPAPRLTTSFWFALTETSPDPRAQIHRHLRHYMNWLPTGLVDALAPTAGFAGTLDELRGVLDRFAAIGADEVQLIPTGDDPRQVDLVADLLSRDS from the coding sequence ATGAGCCACCCACTCGACGTCGGCATGACCCTGCCGGTCATGGAGCCCGACATCGCCCCTGAGGTCCTGCGCGACTGGTCGGAGCGGATCGACGCCGGTCCGTTCAGCTCGCTGTGCTTCGGCGAGCGGATCGCCTTCGACAACCCCGACGCGCTGACCCTGCTCGGCGCGGTCGCGGCCTGGACCCGTCGGGTGCGGATCGGTACGACGGTCGTCGTCCCCCAGCTGCACGACCCCGTCCACCTCGCCAAGGCCCTCGCCACCGGCGACCGGCTCAGCGGCGGCCGGCTCAGCGTGGGCCTCGGCGTCGGCGGGCGCGAGGAGGACTACGCGGCCGTGTCGGCCGACTGGAGCAGCCGGACCATGGCCGCCATGGCCGACCGGGCCGCGACCCTACGTCGGGTGTGGGCCGGCGAGAACCTCACCGGGGCCACCCGCCCGGTCGGACCTCGACCGGTGCGGCCCGGCGGACCCGAGCTCCTCGTCGGCACCCTCGGCCACCGCACCGTCCGGCACGCGGCGCGGTGGGCCGACGGCCTGGCCGGCATGACCCTCGACCTGGACGTCGACGCGACCGCCGCGCTCTTCGACGTCGCCCGGGATGCCTGGGCGCGGGCCGGGCGGCCGGCGCCGCGCCTGACGACGTCCTTCTGGTTCGCGCTCACCGAGACCTCGCCCGACCCGCGAGCCCAGATCCACCGGCACCTGCGCCACTACATGAACTGGCTGCCCACGGGTCTCGTCGACGCCCTCGCTCCGACCGCGGGCTTCGCGGGCACGCTCGACGAGCTGCGCGGCGTCCTGGACCGGTTCGCAGCGATCGGCGCCGACGAGGTCCAGTTGATCCCCACCGGCGACGACCCGCGCCAGGTCGACCTCGTGGCGGACCTGCTCAGCCGGGACAGCTGA